The Mytilus edulis chromosome 5, xbMytEdul2.2, whole genome shotgun sequence genomic interval aagtattataatattataatacttccatggttgaACAAAATAAACCTACAAAATATAATACTGATTTTTGTTTTACACATTCCGTTTTGTGATGGGTTAAAATCAATGAAAAGCTGTATATGGTAACAGGTCATGGGTAATTCTTGATATCTTTTTCTTCTGTAGATGGAACACATGATTTTGATATGTTTGGTATGTGTTGCTATGGCGACCGCATCCGGacatttcaaatattataaaatgGAAAAGACAGAAAAGGTAGAGGTTCGAGAATTTGAAATGGACAGTAATCCATTCTCATTATTTGGGAAGAGGAAGTCCCTCCAACAAAGAGGAAATCTAACAAACTGTGGTAAGTTCTTATATAACAgctttttaatttacatgtatcaGGAACATTGTATATGCactatatagaatgaaattcaaaacagtgtagctgtgaccattgattgacacattaaattcatccattgactgggacaatttaggtgaacgtttgtatgtaacgaccactgctcactgtgtactttttaaatacactttaactatggggtcaccaaaggttttcaacacataaataaagtaattcgaaaaattaatcagaaataacacgatgttttgatttatagatattatataaatcaaaacataaaggttattcctgattaatttttcaaactattttataattaaaggcgttaagaaacctttggtgaccccacagtttaaatgtctaccgtaggtacgtcgtgaacagtggtcgttacagacaaacgttcacgtatattgtcccagtcaatggatgaatttcaTATGTCAACCAATGACCACAGCTACGCTGTTTTGcatttcattctatatatatcatgtatatatcagGTAAATACACAGGATATTTGGTGCATAAGTTACTGAGAGATTCTCTAAGGACTTGATCATTTCCCATATCAAATATCCGGTTTTTTATATACTTAGACCTACGTTATTGAGGAAATAATTACACATGACGTATTTCCGCATTATCTTTAAAACTTGTATTTGAAAAGTCAAACAGTATATTTCACTGATGAgcattttgtagacgaaacgcgcgtctaccgcaattacaaaatttcaatcctggtatctataatgagttaaTTTTACAACagctgggtcgatgccactgctggtaaagTTTTTATTCACCAACACATTTTTTGTTGACATGAActatcattgatatgatcatcCAATTTTTGtaattatgaattaactgtttacaaactttACATTACATACTGCAAAATCTGCAAACTGTTACAGCTCGATCCAACAAATGAAGAATAGACCAGTTTCTGTTATGTATTTTTAAACGAAACATTACTCGCTACAGAACAACTTTTTGCTGGTTGAATACAAATAATTACCATCTATAAAACTTTGGTCTCGTTGTTTTTTCAACTTCTACAAGTTGAGagttaaaatttctcaaatttgtATCAACCGTACTGGAATCATGATGTACTCTTTGAtgcattcatcatgttcatcatgCATCCATATCCACTTTCCGTTTCAGATTGTGCATATATTCTTGTTCATGGCCATTAATTATTAATTGTTCGTCGAATGTTTCTGATGAACTCCAAgtcatttttttaatagtttttttaagGCATGCGAAAGCATATGTTCCGCttttatttcaatcaaatttCTGTTTACTGATTACATCTAGCGGGGTATCAATATTAAAGTGAGCAATATCTACTCCGGTCATAAGTCAACTTGTTTGTTTTCCACGGTGGAGAGCGTTGCTATTGCGATTATTTAGTTGTTATGATGAAACGGAGGGTCATATTAAAAAATTCAGTCATATAAGCCACTGAATACTATACTTTAAATGGATGTTTATATCTGTTGAGGTTTGATAAAACCTGCGCAACATTATTGGTGTCGTTATCAACGAAATGCTGAACACGGATGGCTGATACGTACACACATACAATTGTCGTTATAGATTATGTGTAATGTATGTATAAAATTATTAGAATTTTCCTCTAAGTATAATTACTATTATAAATGTCAATGTCAATAACACAGCTAAATAATTTGTGACAAAACGACGATAATATTTAcgagaaataaataaaaactaaagTAGGGAAGATATGAAGAAGAAATAATGACATCATGCTAAATAAATGGGCCATAAACGACTATATGCATATTTATAGTTCTTTATAGGCTAATTATATATTGTTTCAGGtgataaaaagaacaaattttcTATCCAGTGGGAACCAAAAATTTTAAATACACAAGGTGTCGCCACTGTGTACTGGGATCTTGTAGCTCGTAAGTTATGTGTTCTTGTATCTATGTCAGATACATAAGTGAGCGTTTTATTAATACAACGGCAGCAAATACCAAAGTGTGATGTATATTGATAATAAAgtataacaaatgaaaaacacGACTACATACATGTATCGAATCTACATGACTGCGCACATTACTATCAAATTTAGCGTgtacattaaatatattaaacaattaaAGTATGTACATAAAAAAGATCTATAAAAGAGTAAATGTGCtatgattaccaataagacacctcttcacaagagaccatatgacatagaaattaacaactaattAATGGTCgccgtacgacctttaacaatgagaagagcgcataccgcatagacagctataaaaggatGATGGCCAATGAGATAACTAATTAAAGGGCCTTATAACGAGCTTTTATCACAACAAATACATAATATGCGTCGTCATCGACATTTCAACTAAATTAACTATTTTCTGCCTTTGATATGAACAGAGGATGTGCTTCGAGGTCAATAAAGCACTTGGCGCAATTGTATGATTTCATACATGTAGATTTCTGTATGTCTTTTTTATTATCATCATCATCTGCATCGTTTTCGacattaaaactaaatatacTTTCAGCATGTGATATGGACAGCGGAAATGCACATATTGATGTGTACCTCCCTGAAATTCCGGACAGCCCAATATTTTCCCTAGACCAGAAAGGTACATGCGGGGACATAAAAAAGACAGTACCTAATTTAACATGTCCCATAAAGAAGGATGGTAAGTGTTAAATGATGATCTTATTCTTTAGCTTATAATCTTGAGATATGTTTTCTATATAACtatgtagttttaaaaacaaGTATGGTATATTAAGCCTCCATATGTTAAACAGTGGTCACACATTTTTAGACACTGGGGAAGATGTACAAAAATGAATTAAGACAGGATAAATTAtaaagtatttacaaaaaaatgtatatatatggtCAATTAAGAAAgtagttataaaattaaaaattgggGTTATATATAAAGTGAACTTTACAATATGGAAAGATTTTGTAATGTAGATGATTATATACTggataaaaatataattcatcagttagaagttaatattttttttataaaactgaatGGAGTACAAGGCTTGATTCTTATGGTCAAGGAAATAAGTTAAaaacttataaattgtttaaattttcatacTCTACTGAACAATATTTGTTGCAAAATATACCTATTCGATATCGCAGAGCATATGCGAAATGTTgatgttagtttaaacatatctatttatagtggattgggaaacaagttttgcatcttatattaatccctttccactttgcgggtgcgagtgctgccttgtagcggcattagcctactctttttcgaaatctacaagggtgtctttaacgtgcaagagatatggctctctcttatgGAGTAGcacctttaaaaattgaaactggtCGTTACGAAAGATTAGATTTAGATAAAAGATTATGTTTCAATTGTGGTAATatagaagatgaaaaacatgtattgtTAACATGTCCATTATATAAAGAGTTAAGGAAGtctttatttattgatataattcaacaaaaatgatatgtttttaactTTGCCAGgtgatgaaaaatttatatttttgttcaaaaatgaaaatgtttgtacatttgtagttctgttgccaaaacctgcaataatattttattacgACGAAATAGTATCTTATACTGttaaaaatcagttatttttattatgtacatgtatcaggttTTATCCTTGGATGTGCATGTTGATATTGcacttttatgttttgtataaataacaaaacttatgttttaattctgttgttttataattgtatataacaGTCTCTCGTagttcttttaagaatggcacatgcattctaaattttatattgtgtacttgatattatattgtgtttatacttgtatgtacgtggtgagactttaataaactattgaatctgaatctatcATTTACATACTCTGTTATATGGATATAAATCCTTACACATAGATCGAAGGTGTAATTCTAGAATACATAATTATAATGATAAAGAGTACTATAAGTATACGTATCTGTCTGTACCCGTATCTtttttgcatacatgtatacGTTAATATTTCGCAAATGgtaaaattttatagatatacatgtatagatattTACTATATAAAATATGAAGCATACTGTCAACCTTGATTGGATAAATTACttcaaataaaaccaaaaaagttaactttgtCTTATAAATGTTTCAGCCGAGATAAAGGGTCAGTTGACTGCCAGTGATTTGACAAGATTGCCAACCGTATGTATATTTTAGTCACTTTTCTTTAGTTTAACTTGACTGTATTACATGTAGTTGCAACGTCTTGCAAATCGGAAAAGTATTGTCATTTGTATAGAAGGGAAACAACGTGTAGCAACGTATAGCAAAGCATTGAGGCGtctataaacttttacaaaatgcaTATGCACTCAGATCAGGTGGTTGCTAGCGTAGAATTGGACAATTTTGATAAtgccatgcatattcagaacAACTAGTATAAACTTACATTATTTCAGGTCTTTAAGTTGCGTGAACGGGATGTATGGGTTTGATGTTTTCATTGccatttaataaaaagatatgaCTGTACTGGATAAGGTCGCAAATTGGTCAGTTATCTTTAGACCCATCGAGGAAGTTTTTGCTTGGTCAATGGATATGCGAGGTGGTCCCATTCCCTCAAATAGtgttttgtatttgatgtagTTCGGACGTGACTAGTACGTATTTATAACTTTAGGCTGTAAATAGTTTCCTCTTTCCTTTTAAAACGAAGAAAACCTATTTAGTCAACGCAAGTGATCACATTATTATATTGATTTTacaatttattgtttttcataaagtATATTTCCGTATTTATTTAGAAATACTATTCAAGATTAATTCGAGGAAGGACTTTTTCTTTTTCCCGAGGCTACACTGATTTTATGACGATAGCATGTCTTTGGTATTAatctttgttgaattaatttaCGACTTTGTTTAGAATCGAATTAAGATCTTTGCTTGGCATGTGTTGATCCTATATTGTTATATTGCTGTCTGTTTGTGTTCAATATCCTGTTGCGTTACTGTCTCAttttaaaaaatgacttacaGTGCTAATTCTTTGTATAGATAACTAAAAAGTGTCGTTGCGGTGACATGTTAAAGTTTAGTCTAACTTAAGCCTTCGGTGAGATTTACTTTGCAGGgaaaattttattgtttaattggtTTATTATACAGAgattcactgaagcatgactgtgGCGGCCCCTCTCGTGGAAGTCAGTGGTCCCTTGCCTTATACAAAGTTTTGGATTCGCCACTACTTTCGCGTACATATTGCCAATTTACTAAATGTGATACATGTACCTTTCAAAGTTGTATTTCTCTTTCATGATCACATCTGCTtggacatttttattttttgcaggGAAATTACACGATAGAGGTCAAGATAACGAACGACAAAAACGAACTGTTTGCTTGCGGACGAGCCAGTGTGGAACTTACCCCTTGAAGAGCTGACAAGTCAATCTGAGAAAACGCAAAATAatctattttcttttatttataccTTTTTGTAAATGATTTTCATCACAGAtttttttccagattttttttacatcaacaaTTTATTTCGTCAAATGAGCATTAGACCCCAAAAACTCTTAACATAGATCTGACTTTCTTGTTATTAAAATGCTTAATATTGTCTTTTTGAAGTGTAACCTCTATTTTATCTAGAGGTTTTATTTAGACTTCTCTTATTCTCTCACATTACAAAAGCTTCCGCGAATAAGAAGGTTGTACATTGCTATTgtatattagaaattattatttccTGTTTCATAATTGGCATTGTACCATACAGTACATAactataattatattaatagaCTAGACTAAGCACATATTCAAAATGATAATCGATTGGGTCCTTAGCAACTTAGATTTAAAAacatacttttgttttattttcaataaatatagAAGTAagtagatgtgatatgattgcctaCTACGCAACTACATTGTATccacaaaaaactaaatgacgaggatatcatgtgtatatatatttttgatttctatttttaaaaatcatttcattttcttttttaaataaatcttgatATCACATGTTGTTatgtgtttgaaatattttaaaattgtcaaactCTTCCTGGGGTTCATGAACTATTTCCTTTAAATTATTTACGTTAGAAGGATGTTTGGGTTTTACGtggacaaacaaatattttctacTTTGAATATTAGTAAGCAATCAAATGTTTTAACAACGTACACGGAACAACATATCTCCCTCCGGATCAATGTTGCATATATTTTCAATTATACTAATTTAAGATAGAAACATACTATTTTTTCCTGATGCACTCTATTCTTTATTCATGAGATTTTGAATCATCAAtcttttcgagagaaaaaaaacaacttcTACTACTACTTCAACTCTTCCATCGCCGCCGTCACCTTTTAATACAAAAGTGAAAAGTAACCAGAGCATGAGACTAAAACACCAGTCTTATTGATACATTTGTAACTATAGGTTAATAATGATATGATATACAAGGATATGTTGTAAAGATAAAAGAAGTGCGGAGACCAGTCAATGAGACAGAAGTTGCGGAGACCAGTCAATGAGACAGAAGTTGCGGAGACcagtcaatgagacagcaaccaaacacaacaaatacaaacaaatatataataaattactACTGTCTAGCTGCAAAATCAGACAACAAATCCAAATGGAGAGGTCAAATAAAAATCCACACTTATAAATGACAACACccgtataaaaaaaatagtagttGCTTAAAATATCTATGATAAGAAGTAAAATAGAAAATTCAGTTCAGGACCAGTGAAAGTGACCAGATGATCGAGAGAAAGTATGCATAATTATCTGCCTCATGATTCCATCCCtagtttgtatatttatttaatatgcctcgatcattattttctttataaataatctgtttttttaaactaGGATTAGTTGATATATACGTGTATACCCCGCcatttattttctgttgtctttttcgATAAAATAATAGTAAGTGTATTATCATCTCTGATACAGCTATTGACCTCGGCTACGCCTTAATGCAATTATAGTTGAACCTCGGGAACAATGAACGTACCATTCTACTCATAGCCAGTCAATAAGTAAACAATATACGTACGTGATCTGCATCTAAGCCATTTTTTATGGTGGAGGTCGTGTTGCACAGTCTTTAAAAAAGTAAgaattaagatgtggtatgattgtcaatgagacgtCTCCCCACCAGATACCAATTAACtgacattaaattttaaaactataagtCACTAGTACGGCCTTCTACAATCAGAAACACACATACCAATTAAGGCCCtgcaatgacaaatgtaaaacaattcaaacgagtgtCTAAGATTAAAGTATCAATCAGTTCACATCCAATATTTGATGGTTTTAGCGTATAAAAGCACACCCAACATTCAATGAATATATTGTATAAAAGTCATTCACAGTCGGAGAAAAACATGATCTTGTGAATGCCAAAATTAAGGTATCGACAGGATGCAGAACCGTTAATGTACATATATCGGTGTGTATAAAATactatttagtttagtttttatttaCTGATAAGGAATTCAATAATAAGTATACCGATAAAACTATTTTCAAAGCTCTAATCACAAGGCTG includes:
- the LOC139523489 gene encoding uncharacterized protein, which codes for MEHMILICLVCVAMATASGHFKYYKMEKTEKVEVREFEMDSNPFSLFGKRKSLQQRGNLTNCGDKKNKFSIQWEPKILNTQGVATVYWDLVAPCDMDSGNAHIDVYLPEIPDSPIFSLDQKGTCGDIKKTVPNLTCPIKKDAEIKGQLTASDLTRLPTGNYTIEVKITNDKNELFACGRASVELTP